The following proteins come from a genomic window of Miscanthus floridulus cultivar M001 chromosome 2, ASM1932011v1, whole genome shotgun sequence:
- the LOC136522756 gene encoding B3 domain-containing protein Os03g0619800-like, which translates to MNIVCEVCGDIGYRQLLLCCRDCKRYAVHQYCLDKVVFDASLIEWFCYECLQRRGEVTCVRSLEQVSSERPLNHAQFGSPVHHLTTKRVESVRDAGPYSSNGGCEELFSCPGIETIPSVRERSVDPINISSISQHDSTEASASSERSTECQKASSCRRGKTVKMSMESSSSSEESGEDILSENVSLEYVLAYRCYLSKAQKKRVMELIQEIQPEFTVFISIMRKGNVQPPGPFLGITRDYASAHFPDESTNVTLEAPGKSKKWHPKFYKRAESRNYMLIGQWLDFVRENHVQEGDICLLVPTKDEIRCTFMVYVLHETTYSRGGAGFQMAGPCPGASSAKMASEIHIEEEPTAGEHVSSASDMQEIPHEPVEGGDSDDPFVPPYIVPCKSPLSKSQKRTIEERVRAIRSEIPICVAVMKNNNVGVAQRWMLELGSRYGSVYLPTKGQTIWLQCGGKTWKAKMMFHNGRRWFLNGGWPNFARGNGLRVGDVCLFELKKESKLTMAVHIIRREKF; encoded by the exons ATG AACATTGTGTGTGAAGTCTGTGGAGATATTGGTTACAGACAACTTCTGCTATGTTGCAGAGACTGCAAGCGTTATGCTGTGCACCA ATACTGTTTGGACAAAGTTGTCTTCGATGCATCGTTAATAGAATGGTTCTGTTATGAATGCCTACAAAGGCGTGGTGAAGTTACTTGTGTCAGATCTCTAGAGCAGGTGTCAAGTGAAAGGCCACTGAATCATGCACAGTTTGGTTCTCCAGTACATCATCTAACTACCAAGAGGGTGGAGTCAGTAAGGGATGCAGGGCCATATTCATCCAATGGTGGTTGTGAGGAACTATTTTCCTGCCCTGGCATAGAAACCATCCCAAGTGTGCGAGAAAGAAGTGTAGATCCCATTAATATTTCCAGCATTTCTCAACATGATAGCACAGAAGCATCTGCAAGCAGTGAAAGATCCACGGAGTGTCAAAAGGCTAGCTCCTGTCGACGTGGGAAAACTGTGAAGATGAGTAtggagtcctcatcatcatctgagGAGTCAG GAGAAGACATTCTCTCTGAAAACGTATCCTTGGAATATGTTTTGGCATATAGATGTTATCTATCTAAAGCACAAAAGAAGAGAGTAATGGAGCTTATTCAGGAAATTCAACCTGAATTCACAGTTTTTATATCAATAATGCGGAAGGGCAATGTGCAACCCCCGGGTCCTTTTCTG GGAATTACCAGGGATTATGCAAGTGCACATTTCCCAGATGAAAGCACAAATGTCACTCTTGAGGCGCCTGGCAAGAGCAAGAAGTGGCATCCCAAATTCTACAAAAGAGCTGAAAGTAGAAACTACATGCTTATAGGACAGTGGCTAGACTTTGTCCGTGAGAATCATGTGCAGGAGGGAGATATCTGCCTCCTTGTACCGACAAAAGATGAGATAAGGTGCACATTTATGGTCTATGTTCTTCATGAAACAACTTATTCTAGAGGTGGGGCTGGCTTTCAAATGGCTGGCCCATGCCCTGGTGCATCTAGTGCAAAGATGGCTTCAGAAATCCATATCGAGGAGGAACCTACCGCTG GAGAACATGTTTCCTCGGCAAGTGATATGCAAGAAATTCCTCATGAACCTGTAGAGGGCGGAGACTCTGATGATCCATTTGTTCCTCCATACATTGTACCATGCAAGAGTCCTCTATCTAAATCCCAGAAGAGAACCATCGAGGAGCGAGTGCGAGCTATCCGATCTGAAATTCCTATTTGTGTGGCAGTAATGAAGAACAACAACGTCGGTGTTGCTCAACGTTGGATGCTA GAATTAGGTTCACGATATGGTTCGGTATATCTCCCGACTAAAGGGCAAACCATATGGCTCCAGTGTGGGGGGAAGACATGGAAGGCAAAAATGATGTTTCATAATGGTAGAAGGTGGTTTCTTAACGGAGGTTGGCCCAATTTTGCTCGTGGAAATGGCCTGCGCGTCGGCGACGTCTGCCTATTCGAACTGAAGAAGGAGAGTAAGCTTACCATGGCAGTCCATATCATTCGCAGGGAGAAGTTTTAG